The Cyanobium sp. AMD-g genome contains the following window.
CGGCCCTGTTCCTCGGATTCGGCGTCAAGTTGCTGGTGGATGCCGCCGGCCTGCCAGCCGATGCGGCCAAGGGGGAAGCCCAGGAGGCCGAGGCGGCGATCGACGCCGCCGAGAGTCATGGCAGCATCCGCGGTCCCGGTGCCGTGATCTGGGAGGCCTTCGTGCTGGTGTTCCTGGCCGAACTGGGGGATCGCACCCAGTTCGCCACCATCTTTCTGGCGGCGGCGCCGGCCTTCACCTTCGCCGGCCTGCTGGCCGGCACCCTGCTGGGCCATGCCCTGGTCACCTGGCTGGCGGTGGGTGCGGGCCAGTGGATCGGCGGCAGGATCAGCGAGAGGGTGCTGTACCGCCTCAGCGGTGGCCTGTTCCTGGCCTTCGGTTTGCTGTCGCTCTGGCAGGCCATCGGCTGAGGCCCTTCAGCGGGAAGCCGGTTGCTGCAGATCCCAGCGGAACAGCCCCCGCAAGGTGGGCTGCTGGAACGGGCCTTCCTCCATCGTCGGGGTGAAATCCACCCGTTCGTTGACAGGAACCGTCAGCGGGCGCGCCGGGGGGCCGACGGCCGGCAGCGTTTTGTTCCCT
Protein-coding sequences here:
- a CDS encoding TMEM165/GDT1 family protein → MSIASAGDPGLAAFGSSLTAISLAELGDKTFFMALILAARHRPRWVFVGAFAALSLVTLLSLGMGYGLREWLPQAVVPWLAAALFLGFGVKLLVDAAGLPADAAKGEAQEAEAAIDAAESHGSIRGPGAVIWEAFVLVFLAELGDRTQFATIFLAAAPAFTFAGLLAGTLLGHALVTWLAVGAGQWIGGRISERVLYRLSGGLFLAFGLLSLWQAIG